The following coding sequences lie in one Stigmatopora argus isolate UIUO_Sarg chromosome 5, RoL_Sarg_1.0, whole genome shotgun sequence genomic window:
- the LOC144074971 gene encoding retinol dehydrogenase 14, with protein sequence MFLASTVKMYVYYTVIASLVVFFLLKWIKKSRFCTDIKRLDGKTVLITGASSGIGKETAVALATRGARVVIACRDADKAAQAVREIKFRSRSLAVVSMDLDLGNLRSVRDFCKTFLQQEKRLDILINNAAVPGVLDWTDDGFSMCLGVNHLGHFLLTNLLVGRLKECAPSRVVTLTCSNYKYQKLDFRDLNYNLLPFFTYCRSKLANIYFSHELGRLMQGKGVTSYAVHPGFVQSDWTCHYSFLFRTVMRVFMWMFFVTCEAGAQTVIYCAVADEAAKQGGGYFVDCRAATLRPFARDAGIAKKLWEASERLVKLA encoded by the exons ATGTTTTTAGCTTCGACTGTCAAAATGTACGTTTATTACACTGTTATTGCTTCTTTGgtcgtttttttcctcttgaaatggattaaaaagagCCGATTCTGCACCGACATCAAACGACTGGACGGCAAAACGGTTCTTATTACGG GGGCGAGTTCCGGCATTGGCAAGGAGACTGCCGTGGCGTTGGCAACAAGAGGCGCTCGCGTGGTGATCGCCTGCCGGGACGCCGACAAAGCAGCGCAAGCCGTTCGGGAGATCAAGTTCCGCAGTCGCAGTCTAGCGGTCGTCAGTATGGACCTGGATCTGGGCAACCTCCGTTCGGTGCGGGACTTCTGCAAAACGTTCCTGCAGCAGGAGAAGCGGCTCGACATCTTGATAAATAACGCAG ccgtACCAGGCGTCTTGGACTGGACAGACGACGGTTTCAGCATGTGCCTGGGTGTCAACCACCTGGGCCACTTCCTACTCACCAACTTGCTAGTGGGCCGCCTGAAAGAATGCGCCCCGAGCCGTGTGGTCACACTCACCTGCTCCAACTACAAGTACCAGAAGCTGGACTTCCGGGACCTCAACTACAACCTGCTGCCCTTCTTCACATACTGCCGTAGCAAGCTGGCCAATATTTACTTCAGCCATGAGCTAGGCCGCCTCATGCAAGGGAAGGGTGTCACCTCATACGCCGTTCACCCTG GCTTCGTGCAGAGCGACTGGACATGCCACTACTCGTTCTTGTTCCGGACTGTGATGCGGGTCTTCATGTGGATGTTCTTTGTTACCTGTGAGGCAGGCGCACAGACCGTGATCTACTGCGCCGTGGCGGATGAGGCGGCTAAACAGGGCGGCGGTTATTTTGTCGACTGCCGGGCAGCCACCCTGCGACCATTTGCCCGCGATGCCGGCATAGCCAAAAAGCTATGGGAGGCTAGCGAGAGGCTGGTCAAGCTTGCGTGA